The following proteins are encoded in a genomic region of Caldicoprobacter guelmensis:
- a CDS encoding DUF3189 family protein, with amino-acid sequence MIYCGYRATYGAYLMAALHVGIYKGAQFPDNQLIKAHFDICCLYGQQYGNLIYVGLDENLNEIYVMGCNRFFSIIEKAQTNISKIFRIDEELCHVDVSRFEGFFPRFMGFLLAHGINTMVCKKLFFWWFRYKYKFFVKVVEQQKQELNRPDSIGYES; translated from the coding sequence GTGATATACTGTGGTTACAGGGCGACTTATGGAGCGTATTTGATGGCAGCGCTTCATGTCGGGATATATAAAGGCGCTCAATTCCCAGACAACCAGCTCATAAAAGCCCATTTTGATATTTGTTGTTTATATGGCCAACAATATGGAAATTTAATATATGTAGGGTTAGATGAAAACCTGAATGAGATATATGTCATGGGTTGTAATAGGTTTTTTTCGATAATTGAGAAGGCTCAAACAAATATAAGTAAGATATTTAGAATAGATGAAGAATTGTGTCACGTCGATGTATCACGGTTCGAGGGCTTTTTCCCCAGGTTTATGGGTTTTTTGCTGGCACACGGTATAAATACCATGGTCTGCAAAAAGCTGTTTTTTTGGTGGTTTAGATACAAGTACAAATTCTTTGTGAAAGTTGTAGAACAGCAAAAGCAGGAGTTGAATAGACCCGATTCAATAGGTTATGAATCTTGA
- a CDS encoding pyruvate kinase alpha/beta domain-containing protein produces the protein MYFESEGKHNTQKTVELALKTARERGIRHIVVASCSGYTASFFKDASDLEVVCVTHVNGFSEKGKNEMPEEVRQQLIASGIKVLTTTHVLSGAERGLSRKFGGTYPVEIMAHTLRMFGQGVKVCVEISVMALDAGLIPYGQPVIAVGGTSEGADTAVIITPSHASSILETRIHEIICKPY, from the coding sequence ATGTATTTTGAATCCGAAGGCAAGCATAATACACAAAAGACGGTGGAACTGGCGTTAAAAACCGCAAGGGAAAGGGGAATACGCCATATAGTGGTGGCATCCTGCTCAGGATATACCGCCAGTTTCTTTAAAGATGCGAGTGACCTGGAAGTTGTGTGCGTAACGCACGTGAACGGATTTAGTGAAAAGGGCAAGAATGAGATGCCTGAGGAGGTGCGCCAGCAGCTTATAGCATCTGGCATTAAGGTTCTCACCACTACCCATGTGCTCAGTGGGGCAGAAAGGGGCTTGAGCAGGAAGTTTGGCGGTACATATCCTGTGGAGATTATGGCGCATACCTTGAGGATGTTTGGTCAGGGGGTAAAGGTATGCGTAGAGATTTCGGTGATGGCACTGGATGCCGGTTTGATACCGTATGGCCAACCTGTGATTGCGGTGGGTGGTACCAGCGAGGGTGCTGACACCGCCGTGATAATTACGCCATCTCACGCCAGCAGCATCCTTGAGACCAGGATACACGAAATTATATGCAAGCCCTACTGA
- a CDS encoding secondary thiamine-phosphate synthase enzyme YjbQ, with product MGHLVEYSISTSKPEEFVDITHLVERAVRDSGIRNGVAVVFCPHTTAGITINENADPDVVHDIIKALDKAFPVRGDYRHVEGNSHAHIKASCMGSSCHIIISEGRLVLGTWQGVYFCEFDGPRRRKVYISCMEAK from the coding sequence GTGGGACATCTAGTTGAGTATTCCATCTCTACCAGCAAACCTGAAGAATTTGTAGATATAACACACCTGGTGGAGCGTGCTGTAAGGGATAGCGGTATTCGAAATGGCGTGGCAGTAGTATTTTGTCCTCACACCACCGCCGGGATAACCATAAACGAAAACGCCGATCCTGACGTGGTACACGACATCATAAAGGCATTGGATAAGGCGTTTCCGGTGCGTGGCGATTACAGGCATGTGGAGGGAAATTCCCATGCCCATATAAAAGCTTCATGCATGGGTTCAAGCTGCCACATTATCATTTCGGAGGGCAGACTGGTGCTGGGGACATGGCAGGGGGTGTACTTCTGCGAGTTCGATGGTCCCAGACGCAGGAAGGTGTATATAAGCTGTATGGAGGCAAAGTAA
- the crcB gene encoding fluoride efflux transporter CrcB, translating to MTWVLIGIGGALGSITRFVLGKLISKRFGTAFPIGTFLINITGAFLLGIVSSLDPARHAYLFLVDGFLGAYTTFSTFMYEGFVLFEKDKKMNAFVYISCSLFLGITFYILGFKLGKLGTIYLK from the coding sequence ATGACGTGGGTTTTGATTGGTATAGGCGGAGCTTTGGGCAGTATAACGAGATTTGTATTGGGCAAACTTATATCAAAGAGGTTTGGCACAGCTTTCCCAATAGGGACTTTTCTAATAAATATCACCGGGGCGTTTTTGCTGGGAATTGTGAGCAGCTTAGATCCGGCTCGACATGCATATCTGTTTTTGGTTGATGGTTTTTTGGGCGCTTATACAACTTTTTCCACATTCATGTATGAGGGGTTTGTTCTCTTTGAGAAGGACAAGAAGATGAATGCTTTCGTTTATATCTCGTGTTCTCTGTTTTTGGGGATTACATTCTATATACTGGGATTTAAGTTGGGCAAGTTAGGTACAATATATTTAAAGTGA
- the spoIIP gene encoding stage II sporulation protein P, protein MSKKVSRAIVFCFLIAIAVSHYVSTDVYADDWFEKERGYYTLLDDTGKELTLMAREVLVKDEYISSDNKRYSVISVDKEKKRAVLKYMGDVKLPEVEEISDSVGALAQQFDKKGNILLYCTHSDESYAPSDGTHSRPGGGGIFDVAEAFRDALRERGINAVLDKTPHDPHDAGAYRRSRQTAISLIRQYSPVAAIFDIHRDAVPGHIYVTRVAGQPMTKVRIVVGSRNQNRKANEELAYKIKAIADKVYPGLIKDIYIGAGAYNQELSPRSLIFEFGTHENSKESAARSAQYMADVVDKAMFGGTIQGKTQEGQDKGTYRTRPINEEVQRGGRRGIVWLVLVLVIGVVVFIAISGGTREMFSKITGNTDRDERDRE, encoded by the coding sequence ATGAGTAAAAAGGTAAGCCGGGCTATCGTTTTTTGCTTTTTGATTGCCATTGCCGTGAGCCACTACGTTTCCACTGATGTATATGCCGATGATTGGTTTGAGAAGGAACGTGGATATTATACCCTGCTGGATGACACAGGCAAAGAGCTTACCCTGATGGCTAGGGAAGTGTTGGTAAAGGATGAATACATCAGTAGCGATAATAAACGTTATTCAGTCATCTCGGTAGACAAGGAGAAAAAGAGGGCTGTGCTTAAATACATGGGGGACGTTAAACTGCCTGAAGTGGAGGAAATTTCAGATTCGGTGGGTGCATTGGCACAGCAGTTTGACAAGAAAGGGAATATACTTTTGTACTGCACGCACAGCGATGAGTCATATGCGCCTTCAGATGGTACGCACAGCCGTCCTGGTGGTGGGGGCATCTTTGATGTGGCTGAGGCATTTAGAGATGCTTTGCGCGAGAGGGGGATAAACGCGGTGCTTGACAAAACGCCGCATGACCCCCATGACGCCGGCGCTTACAGGCGTTCCAGGCAGACAGCCATCAGCCTTATAAGGCAGTACTCTCCGGTGGCTGCAATATTTGATATACACAGGGATGCTGTGCCAGGGCATATTTACGTCACAAGAGTGGCAGGGCAACCCATGACCAAGGTTAGGATAGTGGTGGGCTCAAGAAACCAGAATAGAAAGGCTAATGAGGAGCTGGCTTATAAGATCAAGGCCATAGCTGACAAGGTGTATCCCGGGCTTATAAAGGACATATATATAGGGGCAGGAGCATACAATCAGGAACTTTCTCCTCGTTCGCTGATCTTCGAATTTGGTACCCATGAAAACAGCAAGGAATCGGCAGCAAGGTCTGCCCAGTATATGGCCGATGTAGTGGACAAGGCCATGTTTGGCGGTACCATACAGGGTAAGACACAGGAAGGCCAGGACAAGGGGACCTATCGGACAAGGCCTATAAACGAAGAGGTGCAACGCGGTGGAAGAAGAGGAATAGTATGGCTGGTGCTGGTGCTGGTTATAGGGGTAGTAGTATTTATCGCGATAAGCGGTGGTACTAGAGAGATGTTTTCTAAAATTACCGGCAATACTGATAGAGATGAGCGGGATAGAGAATAA
- a CDS encoding DUF512 domain-containing protein translates to MAVVETGSIAEELGIEPGDFLVAVNGQAVEDILDYMEWMSNDEVNITIEKSDGQIWELDIEKDPDEDLGLTFEQPIMDRQRVCRNRCIFCFIDQLPRGMRSTLYYKDDDWRLSFLMGNYITLTNLTENDVKRIISKRISPLYISVHTTNPQLRQRMMGNKRAGEVLSILKEFEKAGISIHCQIVLCRNWNDGAELERTLSDLWSLRSIVRSVAVVPVGLTKYRQGLENILPFDAGSAAQVVEQVERWQKVCRSESGTAFVFAADEFYILAGKKFPSYEEYEDFPQIENGVGLIVKLVHEFDEAIDNYRGRNVVAKEVSVATGVSAYPTIKALMDRVQQEMGVTVHVYPVVNGFFGESVTVAGLITGGDMIAQLKGKNLGEALLIPSTMLRRGEDVFLDDITLEGLSASLGVPVVPVPVDGSELLETIANLDKALRDRRE, encoded by the coding sequence ATTGCGGTAGTAGAAACTGGCAGCATTGCTGAAGAGCTGGGTATAGAGCCCGGCGACTTTTTGGTAGCCGTAAACGGGCAAGCAGTAGAAGATATTCTGGACTATATGGAATGGATGAGCAACGATGAGGTAAATATTACTATAGAGAAGAGCGATGGGCAGATATGGGAACTGGATATCGAAAAAGACCCTGACGAAGACCTGGGGCTGACCTTTGAGCAGCCCATTATGGATAGGCAGCGGGTATGTCGTAACCGTTGCATATTTTGTTTTATAGACCAGCTGCCCAGGGGGATGCGCTCTACCCTTTATTACAAAGACGATGACTGGCGCCTATCATTTTTAATGGGGAATTATATAACCCTTACCAACCTGACTGAAAATGACGTAAAGAGGATAATTTCAAAGCGCATAAGCCCACTTTATATATCAGTGCATACTACCAACCCACAGCTTCGCCAGAGGATGATGGGAAACAAGCGAGCCGGTGAGGTGCTCAGCATCTTGAAGGAGTTTGAAAAGGCAGGTATATCCATACACTGTCAGATTGTACTGTGCCGTAACTGGAACGATGGTGCTGAGCTTGAACGCACCTTGTCCGACCTGTGGAGCTTAAGGTCTATAGTAAGGTCTGTGGCCGTAGTGCCGGTGGGCTTAACCAAGTACCGTCAGGGGTTGGAGAATATATTGCCGTTTGATGCTGGCTCTGCCGCGCAGGTGGTGGAACAGGTGGAGAGGTGGCAGAAGGTATGCCGGAGTGAGAGCGGTACCGCCTTCGTGTTTGCGGCTGATGAGTTTTATATTCTGGCCGGCAAGAAGTTTCCATCCTATGAGGAGTACGAGGATTTTCCTCAGATCGAAAACGGGGTGGGGTTGATAGTCAAGCTGGTCCATGAATTTGACGAGGCTATTGATAATTATCGCGGAAGAAATGTGGTTGCGAAAGAGGTCTCTGTGGCTACTGGGGTATCGGCTTATCCTACCATAAAAGCATTGATGGATAGGGTACAGCAGGAAATGGGGGTGACCGTGCACGTTTATCCCGTTGTCAACGGGTTTTTTGGGGAGAGCGTTACGGTGGCAGGGCTGATAACGGGTGGGGATATGATAGCCCAGCTTAAAGGTAAGAATCTGGGTGAGGCCCTGCTCATACCTTCTACCATGCTTCGCAGAGGTGAAGACGTGTTTTTGGATGATATCACCCTAGAAGGCTTGAGTGCATCGTTGGGAGTGCCAGTTGTCCCTGTTCCAGTTGACGGAAGCGAGCTACTTGAAACTATAGCAAACTTGGATAAGGCTTTGAGAGATAGAAGGGAGTGA
- a CDS encoding DUF3189 family protein has product MGVLFYHCYGGAHTSVTCASIHLNYLPHDRIPEVHEFKAIPFYDKMDNKKLGTPVYMGRDELGWDIYVVGMKDGKSVVIPAIKSLLNVSGISQQDVLFVSALVQLHPITAIGGFTSRKLGIPFIGRPMTIWGIRKSYPLLVDLVTRVKQALMQRNDKLLT; this is encoded by the coding sequence ATGGGGGTGCTGTTTTATCACTGTTATGGAGGAGCTCATACATCTGTTACCTGTGCTTCCATACACCTAAATTACCTTCCCCATGACCGTATACCTGAAGTTCACGAGTTTAAAGCCATACCTTTTTATGATAAAATGGATAATAAGAAGCTGGGTACGCCTGTATACATGGGACGGGATGAGCTCGGATGGGACATTTATGTGGTGGGGATGAAAGATGGAAAAAGCGTAGTCATACCCGCTATCAAAAGCTTATTAAATGTCAGTGGCATATCCCAGCAGGATGTGCTGTTTGTCAGCGCCCTGGTACAACTCCATCCCATAACGGCCATAGGAGGATTTACCTCCAGAAAGCTGGGTATTCCCTTCATAGGCAGGCCTATGACCATATGGGGCATAAGGAAGAGTTATCCGCTTCTAGTGGATTTGGTCACCAGGGTCAAGCAGGCTCTAATGCAACGCAACGATAAATTATTGACTTAA
- a CDS encoding RluA family pseudouridine synthase: MKINSDVKILYEDNHLLVVEKPVNMLTQGDATGDADLLSILKQYIKEKYNKPGNVYLGLVHRLDRPVGGVMVFARTSKAASRLSDQVRKGTFGKVYLAVVRGKPPESGRLKHYLYKDNATNMVRCFVAPREGAKEAVLEYEVLESLNASNKADVLSLIKIDLLTGRPHQIRAQFSFEGFPLYGDQKYGKGVNKPGQQLALWSTAIKLVHPTLKEDMVFKSFPPDCYPWNQFKILVSAKNDADGLL; the protein is encoded by the coding sequence ATGAAGATTAATAGCGATGTGAAGATTTTATACGAGGACAACCACCTTTTGGTGGTGGAAAAGCCGGTAAACATGCTGACGCAGGGGGATGCCACCGGCGATGCCGACCTTCTGTCGATACTCAAGCAGTACATAAAGGAGAAGTACAACAAGCCTGGTAACGTCTATCTAGGTCTGGTTCACCGCCTGGATCGCCCTGTAGGGGGAGTAATGGTGTTTGCCAGGACTTCCAAGGCCGCATCCAGGTTGTCCGACCAGGTGCGCAAGGGGACTTTTGGGAAGGTTTATCTTGCTGTGGTGCGGGGGAAACCACCAGAGAGTGGGAGGCTTAAGCATTATCTCTATAAGGACAACGCCACCAATATGGTACGCTGCTTTGTTGCTCCAAGGGAAGGCGCAAAGGAAGCTGTACTGGAATATGAGGTGCTGGAAAGCCTGAATGCCTCAAACAAAGCCGATGTTTTGAGCCTGATCAAGATAGACTTGCTCACCGGGCGGCCACATCAGATAAGGGCACAGTTCTCCTTTGAGGGCTTTCCTCTGTATGGCGACCAAAAATACGGCAAAGGAGTAAATAAGCCAGGTCAGCAGCTTGCCTTGTGGTCTACAGCAATTAAGCTGGTTCACCCTACTTTAAAAGAGGACATGGTCTTTAAAAGTTTTCCGCCCGATTGTTATCCATGGAATCAGTTTAAAATTCTGGTAAGTGCAAAAAACGATGCAGACGGGTTGCTTTAA
- the der gene encoding ribosome biogenesis GTPase Der → MDKPIVAVVGRPNVGKSTFFNQIVGKRISIVDDQPGVTRDRIYADAEWLNRKFTLVDTGGLDPESDDELLVQIRRQVEIAIDTADVIIFLVDGQVGVTPADQQIANLLRKTRKPVVLAVNKIDNFEDEPMVGDFFSLGLGEPIGISATHKRGIGDLLDRVVKYLPDKGIDEEEDQAIKIAVVGRPNVGKSSLVNRILGEERVIVSDIPGTTRDAIDTPFERDGKEYVIIDTAGIRRKSRINEALERYSVLRALAAIRRCDVVLIMLDATQPVADQDAKIANLAIEEGKASVIVVNKWDLVEKDTYTMEEYKNRILQKLGFIAYAPMVFVSAKTGQRINRVLELVDEVYSRYIMRVSTGVLNDCISDAVAVAAPPSEKGRMLKIYYATQVAVKPPTFVLFVNDPELMHEPYQRYLENYLRKTFDLVGTPIRLLVRQRS, encoded by the coding sequence ATGGACAAACCAATAGTAGCTGTTGTAGGGCGTCCCAACGTGGGAAAATCCACCTTTTTCAACCAAATCGTCGGCAAAAGGATATCCATTGTGGATGACCAACCAGGGGTTACACGCGACAGAATTTATGCCGATGCTGAGTGGCTAAACAGAAAATTCACCCTTGTGGATACAGGGGGATTGGACCCTGAGAGCGACGATGAACTGCTTGTACAGATAAGGCGGCAGGTAGAGATTGCCATAGATACCGCAGATGTAATAATATTCCTTGTGGATGGTCAGGTAGGAGTAACACCGGCAGACCAGCAGATAGCTAACCTTCTGCGCAAAACCCGCAAACCTGTGGTGCTGGCAGTAAATAAAATTGATAACTTTGAGGACGAACCGATGGTGGGCGACTTTTTCAGCCTGGGTCTGGGTGAACCCATTGGCATTTCAGCCACCCACAAGAGAGGGATAGGTGACCTGCTGGATAGGGTGGTGAAATATCTGCCTGATAAAGGGATCGATGAAGAAGAAGACCAGGCTATAAAGATAGCTGTGGTGGGTAGGCCCAATGTGGGCAAGTCCTCGCTGGTAAACCGTATCCTAGGAGAAGAGCGGGTTATAGTGAGTGATATTCCGGGTACTACCAGGGATGCCATTGATACTCCCTTTGAGAGGGATGGAAAGGAGTATGTGATCATAGATACCGCTGGAATCCGTAGGAAAAGCCGCATAAATGAAGCCTTGGAACGCTATAGCGTGCTGCGTGCATTGGCAGCCATCAGAAGATGCGACGTCGTGCTCATAATGCTGGATGCCACGCAGCCGGTAGCAGACCAGGATGCCAAAATCGCCAACCTGGCTATAGAAGAGGGTAAGGCGTCGGTGATAGTGGTCAACAAGTGGGACCTGGTTGAAAAGGATACCTATACTATGGAGGAATACAAGAACCGCATCCTGCAAAAGCTGGGCTTTATTGCTTATGCTCCTATGGTGTTTGTATCAGCAAAAACAGGCCAGAGGATAAACAGGGTTTTGGAGTTGGTAGATGAAGTGTACAGTCGCTATATCATGCGGGTTTCTACTGGTGTGCTCAATGACTGCATTTCAGATGCGGTAGCTGTAGCTGCTCCGCCTTCCGAAAAAGGCAGAATGCTCAAGATTTACTATGCTACACAGGTAGCCGTCAAACCGCCCACATTTGTTTTGTTTGTAAACGATCCCGAGCTCATGCACGAGCCATATCAAAGATACCTGGAAAATTATCTGCGTAAGACGTTTGACCTTGTGGGGACCCCCATCAGGCTGCTGGTTCGCCAGAGGAGCTAA
- the plsY gene encoding glycerol-3-phosphate 1-O-acyltransferase PlsY: MKLFVSIIIGYLLGSIPPSFIAGKIARNIDIRQYGSGNAGATNVLRVLGLKAAVPVFLADILKGVLAALIGRWIAGETGAALAGFAAIVGHNWPMFLDFRGGKGIATSFGVLLVLFPLISAILFVAGVVVIAITKYVSLGSITAAILFPILLAIFGYDWKMVLFGVAVGGLALYRHRSNISRLIEGKENKLGQRARVQ; the protein is encoded by the coding sequence ATGAAGCTGTTTGTTTCCATTATCATAGGTTATCTGCTGGGCAGCATACCTCCCTCTTTCATTGCAGGGAAGATAGCTCGAAACATCGATATAAGGCAGTACGGTAGCGGCAATGCGGGAGCTACCAATGTGCTCAGGGTACTGGGTCTTAAAGCCGCTGTTCCAGTGTTTTTGGCCGATATCCTGAAAGGGGTTTTGGCAGCCCTCATTGGAAGATGGATAGCCGGTGAGACTGGGGCGGCGTTGGCAGGGTTTGCTGCCATTGTGGGCCATAACTGGCCGATGTTCCTCGATTTCAGGGGAGGAAAGGGTATAGCCACCTCGTTTGGCGTGCTGCTGGTGCTGTTTCCTCTCATAAGTGCCATCCTCTTTGTGGCAGGAGTGGTTGTAATCGCCATAACCAAGTATGTCTCCTTGGGGTCTATAACGGCGGCCATTCTGTTTCCTATACTGCTGGCCATATTCGGATACGATTGGAAAATGGTGCTGTTTGGGGTGGCTGTTGGAGGATTGGCCCTGTACAGGCACAGAAGCAACATATCAAGGCTCATAGAGGGGAAGGAAAATAAACTGGGTCAGAGAGCCAGGGTACAGTGA
- a CDS encoding fluoride efflux transporter FluC: protein MKKYIFIGIGGSVGAVLRVAIKAVQIGVYKNIPINTLSINVVGSFMLAFILTVVLEFCEVDEHVHLGITTGFLGAFTTFSTLCKEAVELVRRGFYNIALFYIVISAALGFSAAYFGVYLAGRIKTVMIKRHGADIFEEDK, encoded by the coding sequence ATGAAGAAATATATATTCATCGGCATTGGAGGAAGCGTGGGAGCTGTCTTGAGGGTTGCTATAAAGGCTGTACAAATAGGTGTCTACAAAAATATACCTATAAATACGCTTTCAATCAATGTTGTTGGCAGTTTTATGTTGGCCTTTATTTTAACTGTTGTTCTTGAGTTCTGTGAGGTTGATGAACATGTCCATTTGGGTATCACTACAGGATTCTTAGGGGCTTTTACGACTTTTTCGACGCTATGTAAAGAGGCAGTAGAGCTTGTGCGTCGCGGATTTTACAATATAGCCCTGTTTTATATCGTTATTTCAGCAGCGTTAGGATTTAGTGCGGCTTATTTTGGCGTTTATTTAGCAGGAAGGATTAAAACTGTGATGATTAAAAGACATGGAGCTGACATTTTTGAAGAAGACAAATAA
- a CDS encoding DUF6062 family protein, whose translation MRVRAMDMVYYELKDSLKDDACPICVLINRNVDNFIDALLYESVNDIKIRKDINDSKGYCNYHAWKLQSFGDPLAHAIIYSDLIVSLIHEIDVFLKEVKFYQGVENFFGIKKENRKSLKRFKDYFVSNSDCPICSMVRDWEKEYILSFVEYMEKDREFKEKFKTEGFLCVPHMFKLLEHCRIRSAVKEIMAVQLDKYKKLLNLLNEIKRKSDYRFVNEPKSDEEKVAWIRAVEKWVGIPGIKK comes from the coding sequence GTGAGGGTAAGAGCTATGGATATGGTGTATTACGAGTTAAAGGATAGTTTAAAGGATGATGCATGCCCTATATGCGTTCTAATCAATAGAAACGTTGACAATTTTATAGATGCCCTGCTGTACGAAAGCGTCAACGATATTAAAATAAGAAAGGATATTAATGACTCAAAAGGCTATTGCAATTATCATGCCTGGAAACTGCAGAGCTTTGGTGATCCTCTCGCCCATGCCATTATTTACAGCGACCTTATCGTTTCTTTAATACATGAAATAGATGTATTTTTGAAGGAAGTGAAGTTTTACCAAGGCGTCGAAAATTTCTTCGGCATTAAGAAGGAGAATAGAAAGTCCCTTAAACGCTTTAAAGATTACTTTGTTTCAAATAGTGATTGTCCTATTTGTAGTATGGTCAGGGATTGGGAGAAAGAGTATATATTGTCTTTTGTAGAGTATATGGAAAAGGACAGGGAGTTTAAAGAGAAGTTTAAAACCGAGGGATTTTTGTGTGTACCTCATATGTTTAAGCTTTTGGAGCATTGCAGGATTAGAAGTGCTGTTAAGGAAATTATGGCTGTTCAACTTGATAAATATAAAAAGCTTTTAAACCTTTTAAATGAGATTAAGAGAAAATCGGATTATAGGTTTGTCAACGAGCCCAAAAGCGATGAGGAAAAAGTGGCATGGATAAGGGCTGTGGAGAAATGGGTTGGCATACCTGGAATAAAAAAGTAG
- a CDS encoding DUF1614 domain-containing protein — protein sequence MPLGLTLLIVATILVLFGVGQRMLDRMRLSDKAAVLFMVAIFVGSLIPDIPLGRNVYINIGGAIVPLILVIYLFAKAGTGMERIRAVVAAVLSALGVYLAGRYMPSEPETIMIDPNYVYGIIAGIIGYLFGRSRRASFIAGVLGVLLADLGQWIENILRGIPTKLRLGGAGAVDAVVIAGLLAVLLAEVVGEFREKLQGGTAKKAMVYQDGSFMRKGGDDGSNTGGDKNE from the coding sequence ATGCCTTTGGGACTCACACTCCTTATAGTAGCGACCATTTTAGTTCTGTTCGGCGTTGGACAGCGCATGCTGGACAGGATGCGCTTGAGCGACAAAGCAGCTGTCTTGTTTATGGTGGCCATATTTGTAGGCAGCCTCATTCCTGACATACCTCTGGGAAGAAATGTTTATATAAATATCGGCGGGGCTATTGTCCCGCTTATACTGGTAATATATCTGTTCGCAAAAGCGGGTACAGGGATGGAAAGAATCAGGGCGGTTGTGGCGGCTGTACTCTCAGCTTTGGGGGTGTACCTTGCCGGACGTTATATGCCTTCAGAGCCTGAGACCATCATGATCGACCCAAATTATGTTTATGGGATTATAGCGGGGATCATAGGCTACCTGTTCGGACGTTCGCGCCGGGCATCATTTATAGCCGGTGTGTTGGGGGTACTTCTGGCAGATTTGGGCCAGTGGATCGAAAACATATTGAGGGGTATCCCTACCAAGCTTCGTTTGGGCGGTGCAGGAGCAGTGGATGCAGTAGTGATAGCGGGATTGCTGGCAGTGTTGCTGGCAGAGGTGGTAGGGGAGTTCAGGGAAAAGCTGCAGGGTGGAACGGCAAAAAAGGCTATGGTCTATCAGGATGGCTCTTTTATGAGAAAGGGCGGGGATGACGGCAGCAATACGGGAGGTGACAAGAATGAGTAA